The Lichenihabitans psoromatis genomic interval CGGCGCTGCCAAGGCCGGATCGTGCCAGGGTGCCTCATCGTTGGTGGCGAGAACGGGGCCGGATGGCGCTCCTTGGGTTGGGACGCCAAGGGCGATCAACGCCGCCAGGGACAGCGCTTCGGGCGACGCGATCGGGCCGAGCGCCGCAGCGAAGAACCCCGAGAGCCAGACGCGCTGTTCCTCCGAAAAGGGCGCGCTTTCGGGCACGAGGTCCAGGCGCTGGACAGGGCTTTGTATCGTCATGCCATCATCTCCGCTGCCACCAAGGCTCGCAGCTGGTCGGGGTCGTGGCGCCGCGCGAAAGCCGCAAATCCCTCCGCCGGGTCGGATCGATGATCGAGATACGCCCGCAAAAGACCTTCGACGCGAACCGGCACGTCGTCGGCCGTGACGTCGGAATAGAGCAGCCGGGCGATGCCGGCGTCGGTGCCGTATCCACCCCCGACATGCAGGTGATAGCCCTCGACTTGGTCGCCGTCGTCATTGATCGTCACCTTGGCTCCGATCAGGCCGATGTCGCCGATGTAATGCTGCGCGCAGGAGTTATGGCAGCCTGTCAGGTGGATGTTGATGGGCTGGTCGAGCGCGATCCGCGGTTCGCAATGATCCGCGATTGCCAGCGCATGCCGCTTGGTGTCGGAGGCCGCGAACTTGCAGCCCTGGTTGCCGGTGCAGGCGATGAGGCCGGCGCGGATCGGCGTCGTCTCCCAGCCGAGCCCACTTGCCTCGATGCGGGTCTTTGCTTCGGCCAAGGCGGCATCCGGCACGCCGGAGATCAGCAGATTCTGCCACACCGTGAGCCGGATATCGCCGTCGCCGCACGAGCGGGAGATGTCGGCCAAAACCCGCATCTGCGCGCAGGTCATCTTGCCGGTCGGCAACACGATGCCGATCCAGTTCAGTCCAGCCTGCTTCTGCGGGTGCACGCCGACATGCGCCATCCGGTCATAGGCCGGACGCGGCGCGATCAAGGCGGCATCGATGCGGGTGAGCGTCTTGCCGAGCAGGGCCTCGACCGCGACCAGGAATTTGGCGAAGCCCCACGCATCGAGCACATATTTCAACCGGGCTTTGTTGCGGTTCGTCCGGTCGCCGTGGTCGATGAAGACGCGCACGATCGCGTCGGCCACCAGGGTTGCGTCCTCTGGTTTGACGATGACACCTGTATCGCGCGCGAAATCCTGGTGACCCGTGATGCCCCCGAGCGCCAGGCGATACCAGACGCCGGGCGCGATCGAGACGCCGTCCGGCCCCATCGATCCGTCCGGCACCGCCACGGCCTGGAAGCCAATGTCGTTGGTGTCTTCGAGAGTCGCAATCGCGCCGCCGCCATCGAAGGCCACGTTGAATTTGCGCGGCAGCCCGTACATTTCGCGGCTGTTGAGAATGTGGTGATGCCAATCCCGCGCATGGGGACGCGTGTCGATGAGCTCATGCGGATCGATGCCGGCCGTGGCGGTGCCGGTGACATTGCGGATGTTGTCGGCGCCCGACCCGCGCGAGACGATGCCGATGTCGGTCAGTGCCTCAAGCAACGGCGGCCCGTTCTCCG includes:
- a CDS encoding NirA family protein; protein product: MGDVFSPEQRRWLEGFASGAAAVRVIPAPNSQPAEPTGPDAAHAKAQNRTLAEGKKLADQEKWKRAENPFESYMRLKIEALAGTKPKPEDNFRWRYHGLFYVAPAQESYMCRLRIPNGILTHWQFAGIADIAERGGGGYTHVTTRANLQIREITPENGPPLLEALTDIGIVSRGSGADNIRNVTGTATAGIDPHELIDTRPHARDWHHHILNSREMYGLPRKFNVAFDGGGAIATLEDTNDIGFQAVAVPDGSMGPDGVSIAPGVWYRLALGGITGHQDFARDTGVIVKPEDATLVADAIVRVFIDHGDRTNRNKARLKYVLDAWGFAKFLVAVEALLGKTLTRIDAALIAPRPAYDRMAHVGVHPQKQAGLNWIGIVLPTGKMTCAQMRVLADISRSCGDGDIRLTVWQNLLISGVPDAALAEAKTRIEASGLGWETTPIRAGLIACTGNQGCKFAASDTKRHALAIADHCEPRIALDQPINIHLTGCHNSCAQHYIGDIGLIGAKVTINDDGDQVEGYHLHVGGGYGTDAGIARLLYSDVTADDVPVRVEGLLRAYLDHRSDPAEGFAAFARRHDPDQLRALVAAEMMA